A window of the Cystobacter fuscus genome harbors these coding sequences:
- a CDS encoding glycoside hydrolase family 3 protein: MQRLFSRQKSLSLAALLLLTLAACNPDPTPGPDDAGTTHPPDDAGTDAGIPDDWPAIQSAIPKDTEIEKRIDTLLSSMSLEEKVGQITQVEISNVTPDEVKQYHLGSVLNGGGAWPNGKKGSTVAEWNALADQLWAASMDPVNPHQIPIIWGVDAVHGHNNVKGATLFPHNIGLGAANDPELVKRIGEVTAREVAQTGLDWAFGPTVAVVRDDRWGRTYEGYSEDPAIVEAFAGKIVEGLQGQLGKDAKANEKVIASVKHFLGDGATNEGKDQGVTRLTEKQLRDLHGRGYFTALAAGSQTVMASFNSWQDASQPETAKAYKMHGNKYLLTDVLKTKMGFDGFVISDWNGIGQINRNNSDSLRDCTNGDCPQAINAGVDMVMVPYRTDWMPFITNTIASVKNGEIPQARLDDAVRRILRVKLRLGLFEKPKPSERTASHEIGTAENRAVAREAVRKSLVLLKNNGAVLPLARSAKVLVAGKSANNLSNQSGGWSLTWQGTDNTNADFGGGTTLWQAIQKIAPNAKLDTSADGAQANADYDVAVVVIGETPYAEGNGDIGKTKTLELARLRPEDYTLLQSLKAKGVKKIVTVLFSGRPLYTNKELNVSDAFVAAWLPGTEGEGLTDVLFRKEDGSIDHDFHGKLSFSWPKAPCQVSINKGDANYEPLFAYGYGLTYASAQELSAFEETTQINGCGVAPGDGSTTNLPLTLFERGNQDDWVMRIGAPSNWGGIDVRQGTSNTTSLAPNEISVTPVDDQGGLQWAAVNVKFSGTGQVYMQNKNGNEGRNLQPYLNSKGALVFAVKVNTAPSAQVNLSTHCIYPCQGEIQITETLKGLAGKGWSELAVPLQCFADKGLDFGIVNSPFLLYTSDTLDVTLASIRWEPNRAGNVSCTGTPPVPPIAITDDKDAYVNGVSDTALFATPNAWTSGTTGTVTLNPAYDIGGGEKVIDVVMKGLKEGGGNGGIAFGVKEPNLLDVSAIAETGGVEFEVRVLDYGLTTQDFWVKSVCDRKPDSCATGDLKTLIGHPEVGTWKTVKMPFSDAAYPATWNKTKVSAVFEMLPAWGDQGGDIHFQVRNVRIKKQLQ, from the coding sequence ATGCAACGGTTGTTCTCGCGGCAGAAGAGTCTTTCTCTCGCCGCCCTGCTGCTATTGACGCTCGCGGCCTGTAACCCCGATCCCACTCCGGGGCCCGACGACGCGGGGACCACCCATCCCCCAGACGACGCGGGCACCGACGCCGGTATTCCCGATGACTGGCCGGCCATCCAGAGCGCGATCCCCAAGGACACCGAGATCGAGAAACGGATCGACACCCTGCTCTCCAGCATGTCGCTCGAGGAGAAGGTCGGGCAGATCACCCAGGTGGAAATCTCCAACGTCACCCCGGACGAGGTGAAGCAGTACCACCTCGGCTCCGTGCTCAACGGCGGTGGTGCGTGGCCCAACGGCAAGAAGGGCTCCACGGTGGCGGAGTGGAACGCGCTGGCCGATCAGCTCTGGGCGGCCTCGATGGATCCGGTCAACCCCCACCAGATCCCCATCATCTGGGGCGTGGACGCGGTGCACGGGCACAACAACGTGAAGGGCGCCACCCTCTTCCCGCACAACATCGGCCTGGGCGCCGCGAACGATCCCGAGCTGGTGAAGCGCATTGGCGAGGTGACGGCGCGTGAAGTGGCCCAGACGGGTCTGGACTGGGCCTTCGGGCCGACGGTCGCCGTCGTGCGCGATGACCGCTGGGGCCGCACCTATGAGGGCTACTCCGAGGACCCCGCCATCGTCGAGGCCTTCGCCGGCAAGATCGTCGAGGGGCTCCAGGGCCAGCTCGGCAAGGACGCGAAGGCGAACGAGAAGGTGATCGCCTCGGTCAAGCACTTCCTGGGCGACGGCGCCACGAACGAGGGCAAGGACCAGGGCGTCACCCGGTTGACGGAGAAGCAACTGCGCGACCTCCATGGCCGCGGCTACTTCACGGCGCTCGCGGCCGGTTCGCAGACGGTCATGGCCTCGTTCAACAGCTGGCAGGACGCGTCCCAGCCCGAGACCGCCAAGGCCTACAAGATGCATGGCAACAAGTACCTGCTCACGGACGTGCTGAAGACCAAGATGGGCTTCGACGGCTTCGTCATCTCCGACTGGAACGGCATCGGACAGATCAACCGGAACAACAGCGACTCGCTCCGGGACTGCACCAACGGTGACTGCCCGCAGGCCATCAACGCCGGCGTCGACATGGTGATGGTGCCCTACCGCACCGATTGGATGCCCTTCATCACCAACACGATCGCCTCCGTGAAGAATGGGGAGATTCCCCAGGCGCGCCTGGATGACGCGGTTCGCCGCATCCTGCGCGTGAAGCTGCGCCTGGGCCTCTTCGAGAAGCCCAAGCCCTCGGAGCGCACCGCCTCGCACGAGATTGGCACCGCAGAGAACCGGGCCGTGGCCCGGGAGGCGGTGCGCAAGTCGCTGGTGCTCCTCAAGAACAACGGCGCTGTCCTGCCCCTGGCGCGCTCGGCCAAGGTGCTCGTGGCGGGCAAGAGCGCCAACAACCTGTCGAACCAGTCCGGTGGCTGGTCCCTCACCTGGCAGGGCACGGACAACACCAACGCCGACTTCGGCGGCGGCACCACCTTGTGGCAGGCCATCCAGAAGATCGCCCCCAACGCGAAGCTGGACACCAGCGCGGATGGCGCCCAGGCGAACGCGGACTACGACGTCGCCGTGGTCGTGATTGGCGAGACGCCCTACGCCGAGGGCAATGGCGACATCGGCAAGACCAAGACGCTGGAGCTCGCCCGGCTGCGCCCGGAGGACTACACGCTGCTGCAGAGCCTCAAGGCCAAGGGCGTGAAGAAGATCGTCACGGTGCTCTTCTCCGGCCGTCCGCTCTACACCAACAAGGAGCTCAACGTGTCCGACGCCTTCGTCGCCGCGTGGCTGCCCGGCACCGAGGGAGAGGGCCTGACGGACGTGCTGTTCCGCAAGGAGGATGGCTCCATCGACCACGACTTCCACGGCAAGCTCTCCTTCTCGTGGCCCAAGGCGCCCTGCCAGGTGTCGATCAACAAGGGGGATGCGAACTACGAGCCGCTCTTCGCCTATGGCTATGGCCTGACGTACGCCTCGGCCCAGGAGCTGAGCGCGTTCGAGGAGACGACCCAGATCAACGGCTGCGGCGTGGCTCCGGGAGACGGGAGCACCACCAACCTCCCGCTGACCCTCTTCGAGCGCGGCAACCAGGATGACTGGGTGATGCGCATCGGCGCGCCGTCCAACTGGGGCGGCATCGACGTGCGGCAGGGCACCAGCAACACCACGAGCCTGGCCCCCAATGAAATCAGCGTCACCCCGGTGGACGACCAGGGCGGGCTCCAGTGGGCCGCGGTCAACGTCAAGTTCAGCGGCACGGGGCAGGTGTACATGCAGAACAAGAACGGCAACGAGGGCCGCAACCTCCAGCCCTACCTGAACTCCAAGGGCGCGCTCGTCTTCGCGGTGAAGGTGAACACGGCTCCGAGCGCCCAGGTGAACCTGTCCACGCACTGCATCTACCCGTGCCAGGGGGAGATCCAGATCACCGAGACCCTCAAGGGCCTGGCGGGCAAGGGGTGGAGCGAGCTGGCCGTTCCGCTCCAGTGCTTCGCGGACAAGGGGCTGGACTTCGGCATCGTGAACTCGCCTTTCCTGCTCTACACCTCGGACACGCTGGACGTGACGCTCGCCAGCATCCGCTGGGAGCCGAACCGGGCGGGCAACGTGAGCTGCACGGGCACGCCTCCCGTGCCGCCCATCGCCATCACCGATGACAAGGACGCCTACGTCAACGGCGTGTCCGACACCGCGCTCTTCGCCACGCCCAACGCATGGACCAGTGGGACGACGGGGACGGTGACGCTGAATCCCGCGTACGACATCGGCGGGGGCGAGAAGGTCATCGACGTGGTGATGAAGGGCCTCAAGGAGGGCGGCGGCAACGGCGGCATCGCCTTCGGGGTCAAGGAGCCGAACCTGCTGGACGTGTCGGCCATCGCCGAGACGGGCGGCGTGGAGTTCGAGGTGCGGGTGCTCGACTACGGTCTGACCACCCAGGACTTCTGGGTGAAGAGTGTCTGCGACCGCAAGCCGGACTCCTGCGCGACGGGTGACCTGAAGACTTTGATTGGGCACCCGGAGGTGGGGACGTGGAAGACGGTGAAGATGCCGTTCTCCGACGCGGCCTACCCGGCCACCTGGAACAAGACCAAGGTCAGCGCGGTCTTCGAGATGCTGCCCGCCTGGGGTGACCAGGGCGGCGACATCCACTTCCAGGTGCGCAACGTCCGCATCAAGAAGCAGCTCCAGTAG
- the tmk gene encoding dTMP kinase, translating into MLIVFEGIDGSGKTTLSNRVARELRQAGLRVRHVREDGKLASPVSEGLRLFTKNPLHLALTPMAELLLYSARETQLLEEVTRPALAEYEVVIADRFLYTAEVLARWGRGLPEHAVRPVVDACTRGLRPERVFLIDVDPAIARARRRISKLLAPDTGAPSSRKGLAGAGMQTRLRAGYRALAAESPEQWTLIENTDVTLEALVTQLTQEVLRMVRGGEPGTPFPSPRAPTPPRSADEARARFLERVDRWMEEEPGLAAWFLSGLEGADIDTRRERLAARCPELIAHGLSGLTDASAWSLRARLEDAAPMQVLGSLKEPAAESSQAWALRERWEQRAPEAVAASLDGLGSEQAWAMRERLHGRFPEPVVTSLTGLGDARAWVLRERWLSQRGGQAALGQEKVARIACRSIRGVDDTPAWDWRERTWEVAPDAVLRTLEGLDSERAWALREQHAGRASRLVLESLRGLNNPRAWALRESFGVSCEEALESFEGMDGATAWRLRQALADTWPAATVKSMGPLASSARGQELISRLLTDHPRDFALLRQAARVAAHPGQERLHATA; encoded by the coding sequence ATGCTGATCGTATTCGAGGGAATCGATGGTTCCGGCAAGACGACGCTGTCCAACCGCGTGGCACGGGAGCTGCGCCAGGCGGGGCTGCGCGTGCGGCACGTGCGCGAGGACGGCAAGCTGGCCTCGCCCGTGTCCGAGGGACTGAGGCTCTTCACCAAGAATCCCCTCCACCTCGCGCTCACCCCCATGGCGGAGCTGCTCCTCTACTCCGCCCGCGAGACCCAGTTGCTGGAGGAGGTGACGCGCCCGGCGCTCGCCGAGTACGAGGTCGTCATCGCCGACCGCTTCCTCTACACCGCCGAGGTGCTCGCCCGGTGGGGACGGGGTCTGCCCGAGCACGCGGTGCGCCCCGTCGTGGACGCCTGCACCCGGGGACTGCGGCCCGAGCGCGTCTTCCTCATCGACGTGGACCCGGCCATCGCGCGCGCCCGCCGCCGCATCTCGAAGCTGCTCGCGCCCGACACGGGGGCTCCCTCCTCACGCAAGGGGCTCGCCGGAGCGGGCATGCAGACCCGGCTGCGCGCCGGCTACCGGGCACTCGCCGCGGAGTCGCCCGAGCAATGGACCCTCATCGAGAACACGGACGTGACGCTCGAGGCGCTCGTCACCCAGCTCACCCAGGAGGTGCTGCGGATGGTGCGCGGGGGCGAGCCGGGCACCCCGTTCCCCTCTCCTCGTGCTCCGACCCCGCCCCGCTCCGCCGACGAGGCCCGGGCGCGATTCCTCGAACGGGTGGACCGGTGGATGGAGGAAGAGCCGGGGCTCGCCGCCTGGTTCCTCTCGGGACTGGAAGGCGCGGACATCGACACGCGCCGTGAGCGGCTGGCCGCGCGCTGCCCCGAGCTCATCGCCCATGGCCTCTCCGGCCTCACCGACGCGAGCGCGTGGAGCCTGCGGGCCCGCCTGGAGGACGCCGCGCCCATGCAGGTGCTCGGCTCGCTCAAGGAGCCGGCCGCGGAGTCCTCCCAGGCGTGGGCGCTCCGGGAGCGGTGGGAACAGCGGGCGCCCGAGGCCGTCGCCGCCTCCCTGGATGGGCTCGGCTCGGAACAGGCGTGGGCGATGCGCGAGCGCCTCCACGGGAGGTTTCCGGAGCCCGTGGTCACCTCGCTCACGGGGCTCGGCGACGCGCGGGCCTGGGTGCTGCGCGAGCGCTGGCTGTCCCAGCGGGGAGGTCAGGCGGCGCTCGGTCAGGAGAAGGTGGCGCGCATCGCCTGCCGATCCATCCGGGGCGTGGATGACACACCCGCCTGGGACTGGCGGGAGCGGACGTGGGAGGTGGCGCCGGATGCCGTGCTGCGCACCCTGGAGGGACTCGACAGTGAGCGGGCGTGGGCCTTGCGCGAACAACACGCGGGGCGGGCCTCGCGGCTCGTCCTCGAGTCCCTGCGAGGGTTGAACAACCCTCGGGCCTGGGCCCTGCGCGAGTCCTTTGGCGTCTCCTGCGAGGAGGCCCTGGAGTCCTTCGAGGGGATGGACGGAGCCACGGCGTGGCGGCTGCGCCAGGCGCTGGCGGACACGTGGCCCGCGGCCACGGTGAAGAGCATGGGACCCCTGGCCTCGAGCGCTCGGGGACAGGAGCTCATCTCCCGGCTGCTCACGGACCATCCCCGGGATTTCGCCCTGTTGCGGCAGGCGGCGCGGGTGGCGGCACACCCTGGACAGGAGCGGCTTCATGCCACCGCTTGA
- a CDS encoding DUF4956 domain-containing protein translates to MPPLEMLTRTDVSDPHELFIPEALLRFSLALVLGALLAYRPWRRWMPSAPVMPQETAHTQLLIAVAGAVMTTVIGDSMSRAFGLVGLGGFIRFRSGIKDTRDAAVMFVLIGVGMSCGLGAFRVAICATGFLGAVLVALDMTAQRRPQWVKLSLSVEDLGAALPPLRAMHPDARMLAIEQVPASREGTAVFELALPERMDGFQLLEGLRGTLPGVRSASIDEP, encoded by the coding sequence ATGCCACCGCTTGAGATGCTGACGCGCACGGACGTGTCGGATCCCCACGAGCTGTTCATCCCCGAGGCCCTGCTGCGCTTCAGCCTCGCCCTGGTGCTCGGCGCGCTCCTGGCCTACCGGCCCTGGCGCCGGTGGATGCCGTCCGCCCCCGTGATGCCCCAGGAGACCGCGCATACCCAGTTGCTCATCGCCGTGGCCGGCGCGGTGATGACGACGGTGATTGGGGACAGCATGTCGCGCGCCTTCGGACTGGTGGGGCTCGGCGGATTCATCCGCTTCCGCTCGGGCATCAAGGACACGCGCGACGCGGCCGTCATGTTCGTGCTCATCGGCGTGGGCATGTCCTGTGGCCTCGGCGCCTTCCGGGTGGCCATCTGCGCCACGGGATTTCTCGGCGCCGTCCTCGTCGCGCTGGATATGACGGCACAGCGCCGCCCCCAGTGGGTCAAGCTGTCGCTGAGCGTGGAGGACCTGGGAGCCGCCCTGCCCCCGCTGCGAGCCATGCATCCCGACGCACGCATGCTCGCGATCGAACAGGTGCCGGCGTCCCGGGAAGGCACCGCCGTCTTCGAGCTCGCCCTCCCGGAGCGGATGGATGGTTTCCAGTTGCTCGAGGGACTGCGCGGCACGCTTCCCGGCGTGAGGAGTGCCTCCATCGACGAGCCGTGA